In a single window of the Cucumis melo cultivar AY chromosome 11, USDA_Cmelo_AY_1.0, whole genome shotgun sequence genome:
- the LOC103499032 gene encoding calmodulin-like protein 7, producing the protein MLNLTSSLFSTFFHRNITSKPFFQKSLNNQKLPSFTTFNHFQLLFNILDSGGDGKISTKELSQFLYRLGYKKLKATMEAEEMVKEMDSDRDGFIEMDEFLEVLQKGEEEEEILREAFLIFDGDKNGLICAEELKRTFRKFGWTKCDLKQCKKMIEGVDHDGDGFVNFQDFRLMMTQKR; encoded by the exons ATGTTAAATCTTACATCTTCCTTGTTCTCTACCTTCTTCCATAGGAATATTACCTCCAAACCCTTCTTCCAAAAATCCCTAAACAACCAAAAGTTACCATCTTTCACCACTTTTAACCACTTCCAGCTTCTCTTCAACATCCTTGACTCCGGTGGTGACGGCAAGATCTCGACGAAAGAGCTCAGTCAATTTCTCTATCGTTTAGGTTATAAAAAGCTGAAAGCTACAATGGAAGCTGAAGAAATGGTGAAGGAAATGGATTCAGACCGTGATGGATTCATCGAAATGGACGAATTTTTAGA GGTTTTGCAGAAgggggaggaagaagaagaaattctTAGGGAAGCTTTTTTGATATTTGATGGTGATAAGAATGGATTGATTTGTGCTGAGGAATTAAAGAGAACATTCAGGAAATTTGGATGGACAAAATGTGACCTCAAACAATGTAAAAAGATGATTGAAGGAGTTGATCATGATGGCGATGGGTTTGTGAATTTTCAAGATTTTCGGCTCATGATGACACAAAAAagataa